From Streptomyces yatensis, one genomic window encodes:
- a CDS encoding TIGR04222 domain-containing membrane protein translates to MDGRAYDLLEAAFLAGGPGRMADTVISAMYADGRLAIGDPGVVSVRQPIARGPVEEDLLRLCAIAPHGGLKWLRRELMRSPAVQAIGDRLAGRGLMVRPGALRGWRRAARTQNTLCAVGIFLGIMMSVGSTTDGGVPLIFAIAPALFTGFLIGGICAGAAKGRLTAAGKRALAAYRRESGVGERRHALSVGHPATVPVTVVVALTGAAALTDDPLLRKQLLDAQKVPAGSGSSTDSGSSGTSDSGGGSWCGGGGSGCGGSSCGGSSCGGGGGSSCGGSSGSSCGGGGGCGGGG, encoded by the coding sequence GTGGACGGCCGGGCGTATGACCTGCTGGAGGCCGCGTTCCTGGCGGGCGGGCCGGGCCGGATGGCGGACACCGTGATCAGCGCGATGTACGCGGACGGGCGGCTGGCGATCGGCGACCCCGGAGTGGTCTCGGTGCGGCAGCCGATCGCGCGCGGCCCGGTCGAGGAGGACCTGCTGCGGCTGTGTGCCATCGCCCCGCACGGCGGCCTGAAGTGGCTGCGCCGGGAGCTGATGCGCAGTCCGGCGGTGCAGGCGATCGGCGACCGGCTGGCGGGGCGCGGGCTGATGGTGCGGCCGGGCGCCCTCCGGGGCTGGCGGCGCGCGGCACGGACGCAGAACACACTCTGCGCGGTGGGCATCTTCCTGGGCATCATGATGAGCGTCGGCTCCACGACCGACGGCGGAGTTCCGCTGATCTTCGCGATCGCCCCCGCGCTCTTCACCGGCTTCCTCATCGGCGGAATCTGCGCGGGTGCGGCCAAAGGGCGGCTGACCGCCGCCGGGAAGCGGGCGCTGGCGGCGTACCGAAGGGAGTCGGGGGTCGGCGAACGGCGGCACGCCCTGTCCGTCGGCCATCCGGCGACGGTCCCCGTCACGGTGGTCGTCGCGCTGACCGGGGCGGCCGCCCTGACGGACGATCCGCTGCTGCGGAAGCAACTGCTGGACGCGCAGAAGGTGCCGGCCGGTTCGGGGTCGTCGACCGACTCGGGGTCGTCGGGCACCTCGGACTCCGGCGGTGGATCGTGGTGCGGAGGGGGCGGCTCCGGCTGCGGAGGCTCCTCGTGCGGCGGCTCGTCCTGCGGCGGGGGCGGGGGGTCGTCGTGCGGCGGCTCGTCGGGGTCGAGCTGCGGCGGGGGCGGAGGATGCGGCGGGGGCGGCTGA
- a CDS encoding TIGR04222 domain-containing membrane protein: MLWVLFLLVAWGAAVVSCTRLCLAAVAAAQPLDPDPVADAKGLNLYEAAFLSGGPRRVGDLVLVTMYRERRLLLAHTGWVTVVVPDGRDELERSVITAIGPEGQSPVRPVRTALATADPVRALGDRLVAAGLAVPASARTNVAVAVRHVRAACALVLAMAVAALLLVPPAAGRGPVASWFMLPLLLTVSCLLIARVEAHPYSRWASPAGQLLLGRIDVPPRRTLAQRSGGGPDGDDDDGEVLTALAVHGTAALPDRALRAALKGHWGH, translated from the coding sequence ATGTTGTGGGTCCTTTTCCTGCTCGTCGCGTGGGGCGCGGCGGTTGTCAGCTGCACACGTCTGTGCCTGGCGGCCGTCGCCGCCGCCCAGCCGCTGGACCCCGATCCGGTGGCGGACGCGAAGGGTCTGAACCTGTACGAGGCGGCGTTCCTGTCCGGCGGTCCGCGGCGGGTGGGCGATCTGGTCCTCGTCACGATGTACCGCGAACGCCGACTGCTGCTGGCCCACACCGGCTGGGTCACCGTCGTGGTCCCGGACGGGCGGGACGAGCTGGAGCGGTCCGTGATCACCGCGATAGGGCCGGAGGGCCAGTCCCCGGTGCGGCCGGTGCGGACCGCGCTCGCCACCGCCGACCCCGTACGGGCGCTGGGCGACCGGCTGGTGGCGGCGGGGCTCGCGGTGCCCGCCTCGGCGCGTACGAATGTGGCGGTCGCGGTGCGGCACGTGCGGGCGGCCTGCGCGCTGGTGCTGGCGATGGCGGTCGCCGCGCTGCTGCTGGTGCCGCCCGCGGCGGGGCGCGGTCCGGTGGCCTCGTGGTTCATGCTGCCCCTGCTGCTGACGGTGAGCTGTCTGCTGATCGCCCGGGTCGAGGCGCATCCGTACTCGCGGTGGGCCTCCCCCGCCGGTCAGCTGCTGCTGGGCCGGATCGACGTGCCCCCGCGGCGGACCCTCGCCCAGCGCTCCGGCGGCGGCCCGGACGGCGATGACGACGACGGCGAGGTGCTCACCGCGCTCGCGGTGCACGGCACCGCCGCCCTCCCCGACCGGGCGCTGCGCGCGGCGCTGAAGGGGCATTGGGGTCATTGA
- a CDS encoding transglycosylase domain-containing protein, with amino-acid sequence MRLRRWAAARVRLDYPRAGRRGVGRWLPSWRQITLLFLFCLGSLTGLLSYLYLQTDIPKNLNDFATQQDNVYYWADGSEMARTGPVNRQEVPLDKVPQDVQWAVLAAENASFYSDSGVSPSGLMRAVTRMVTGGETQGGSTITQQYVKNAYLNQRQTFSRKLTEMFMAIKLDDRMSKREILQRYLNTSWFGRGSYGIQRAAYAYYGKDVSELNASEGALLASLLKGAGTFDPTLSAKNHKRAVDRWKWVLDRMVDIGKLSRSERARYTSFPEPKAPPKSAGLTGQVGYLVETAKAYVSSHTEISDADFDLGGYQIHTTFEKPKVQALAKAVKKTRDTLDPEHRPEDRHVRIGAASVAPGGAIRALYGGPGYLEQGFNDANASNVPAGTSFTPFVYAAALRDGVLLKRNGERTPVTPSTLYDGDNKIAVHTPEGPYWDRSGKIVRASNDGDTSYGQVSLRQAIVRSINTPMIQLGMDVGLDRVRQASIDAGMLPSSFGARVPAFSLGTATPSSIRMASAYGTFAAEGTHYAPYSVSGLTHGGQRLELRKDSARRAFSPAVAAEVDEALRGAVQSPEGAARGAAAAGGDVAGKAGTAQDGNSAWFVGYTKKLSTAVSLSRVDPKSQELMPLKGMGGETTDTSGDSYPLDIWKSYMTDRAAE; translated from the coding sequence ATGCGGCTGCGCCGCTGGGCGGCCGCGCGGGTCCGGCTGGACTACCCCCGGGCGGGCCGGCGTGGTGTGGGGCGCTGGCTGCCGTCGTGGCGTCAGATCACCCTCCTGTTCCTCTTCTGCCTCGGCAGTCTGACCGGTCTGCTGAGCTATCTGTATCTGCAGACCGACATACCCAAGAACCTGAACGACTTCGCCACCCAGCAGGACAACGTCTACTACTGGGCGGACGGCAGCGAGATGGCCCGCACCGGTCCGGTCAACCGGCAGGAGGTGCCGCTGGACAAGGTGCCGCAGGATGTCCAGTGGGCGGTGCTCGCTGCCGAGAACGCCAGTTTCTACTCCGACAGCGGAGTGTCCCCGAGCGGTCTGATGCGCGCCGTGACGCGGATGGTGACGGGCGGTGAGACCCAGGGCGGCTCCACGATCACCCAGCAGTATGTGAAGAATGCCTATCTGAATCAGCGCCAGACATTTTCCCGCAAGCTCACCGAGATGTTCATGGCCATCAAGCTGGACGACCGGATGAGCAAGCGGGAGATCCTGCAGCGCTATCTGAACACCAGCTGGTTCGGGCGCGGCAGTTACGGCATTCAGCGGGCGGCGTACGCGTACTACGGCAAGGACGTCTCGGAACTCAACGCGAGCGAGGGCGCGTTGCTCGCCTCGCTGCTCAAGGGCGCCGGGACATTCGATCCGACGCTCAGCGCCAAGAACCACAAGCGGGCCGTCGACCGCTGGAAGTGGGTGCTGGACCGGATGGTCGACATCGGAAAGCTCTCCCGGTCCGAGCGGGCCCGCTATACGTCGTTCCCCGAGCCCAAGGCGCCGCCCAAGTCGGCCGGGCTCACCGGCCAGGTCGGCTATCTGGTGGAGACGGCCAAGGCGTATGTGAGCTCCCATACCGAGATATCCGACGCCGATTTCGACCTGGGCGGCTATCAGATTCACACCACCTTCGAGAAGCCGAAGGTCCAGGCTCTGGCCAAGGCGGTGAAGAAGACCCGGGACACCCTCGATCCCGAGCATCGCCCCGAGGACCGCCATGTGCGGATCGGCGCCGCCTCGGTGGCCCCCGGCGGCGCGATACGCGCGCTGTACGGCGGCCCCGGCTATCTCGAGCAGGGATTCAACGACGCGAACGCCTCCAACGTCCCGGCCGGCACCTCCTTCACCCCCTTCGTCTACGCGGCCGCGCTGCGCGACGGCGTTCTGCTGAAGCGCAACGGGGAGCGGACGCCCGTGACCCCCTCGACGCTCTACGACGGCGACAACAAGATCGCGGTGCATACGCCCGAGGGGCCGTACTGGGACCGCAGCGGCAAGATCGTGCGGGCCAGCAACGACGGTGACACCTCCTATGGGCAGGTCTCCCTGCGCCAGGCGATCGTGCGGTCCATCAACACCCCGATGATCCAGCTGGGCATGGACGTCGGCCTGGACCGGGTCCGGCAGGCGTCCATCGACGCGGGGATGCTGCCCAGCAGCTTCGGCGCGCGGGTGCCCGCGTTCTCGCTCGGCACCGCGACGCCCAGCTCGATCCGTATGGCCAGCGCCTACGGCACGTTCGCCGCCGAGGGCACCCACTACGCGCCGTACTCGGTGAGCGGGCTCACCCACGGCGGGCAGCGGCTCGAGCTGCGCAAGGACAGCGCCAGGCGGGCCTTCAGCCCGGCGGTCGCGGCGGAGGTGGACGAGGCGCTGCGCGGTGCCGTCCAGAGCCCGGAGGGCGCGGCGCGCGGGGCCGCGGCGGCCGGTGGTGACGTGGCCGGTAAGGCGGGCACGGCGCAGGACGGCAACTCCGCCTGGTTCGTCGGCTACACCAAGAAGCTGTCGACGGCGGTCTCGCTGTCCCGGGTGGACCCCAAGTCGCAGGAGCTGATGCCGCTCAAGGGGATGGGCGGGGAGACCACGGACACCTCGGGCGACAGCTACCCGCTGGACATCTGGAAGAGCTATATGACGGACCGGGCGGCGGAATAG
- a CDS encoding DUF692 domain-containing protein: MVRLGTGIGWRPEIADDIERLPGIDWVEVVAENICPDHVPDALQRLRERGTTVVPHGVSLGLGGAERPDPGRLEALAERAEALGSPLVTEHIAFVRAGGPLTASPAIEAGHLLPVPRTRDALDVLCENVRIAQDALPVPLAVENIAALISWPGEEMTEGQFLAELVERTGVRLLIDVANLHTNHVNRGEDPAKALDELPTSAIAYVHVAGGVEKDGVWHDSHAHPVTQPVLDVLAELCARTAPPGVLLERDEDFPAAGELAGELDAIRGVMAAGVAGAAGVPVRASAAPEAPVPDAVRERLALAQTSLLSALVGGTPPPEGFDRRRLRVQSAALTAKRASVVAKVAPELPEILGTGYRPAFARYADGRPMTGGYRRDALAFAEHLLADGGPEDQAARRRLTLWWQERSGPAPLASHPAARLARRVRLALSGRRAA; encoded by the coding sequence ATGGTGCGCCTCGGTACCGGAATCGGCTGGCGACCGGAGATCGCCGACGACATCGAGCGACTGCCCGGCATCGACTGGGTCGAGGTGGTGGCGGAGAACATCTGCCCCGACCATGTGCCGGACGCGCTCCAGCGGCTGCGCGAGCGCGGGACCACGGTGGTCCCGCACGGGGTGTCGCTCGGCCTCGGCGGAGCCGAGCGGCCCGACCCCGGCCGCCTCGAGGCGCTGGCCGAACGGGCCGAGGCGCTGGGCTCGCCGCTGGTCACCGAGCACATCGCGTTCGTCAGGGCCGGGGGCCCGCTGACCGCGTCACCGGCCATCGAGGCCGGGCATCTGCTGCCGGTGCCGCGGACCCGTGACGCGCTGGACGTGCTGTGCGAGAACGTGCGCATCGCACAGGACGCGCTGCCGGTGCCGCTCGCGGTGGAGAACATCGCGGCGCTGATCTCCTGGCCCGGCGAGGAGATGACCGAGGGCCAGTTCCTGGCCGAGCTCGTGGAGCGCACGGGGGTGCGGCTGCTCATCGACGTGGCCAATCTGCACACCAACCACGTCAACCGGGGCGAGGACCCGGCCAAGGCGCTGGACGAGCTGCCCACGTCGGCGATCGCCTACGTCCATGTGGCGGGCGGGGTGGAGAAGGACGGGGTGTGGCACGACAGCCACGCCCATCCGGTGACCCAGCCGGTGCTCGACGTCCTCGCCGAACTGTGCGCCCGTACGGCACCGCCCGGCGTACTGCTGGAGCGCGACGAGGACTTCCCGGCGGCCGGGGAGCTGGCGGGCGAGCTGGACGCGATCCGCGGGGTGATGGCGGCGGGGGTTGCGGGGGCGGCCGGCGTTCCGGTGAGGGCCTCCGCCGCGCCCGAGGCCCCCGTCCCGGACGCCGTCCGGGAGCGGCTGGCGCTCGCTCAGACCTCGCTGCTGTCCGCGCTGGTCGGGGGCACCCCGCCGCCCGAGGGCTTCGACCGGCGGCGGCTGCGGGTGCAGAGCGCGGCGCTGACGGCCAAGCGGGCGTCCGTGGTAGCCAAGGTGGCCCCGGAGCTGCCGGAGATCCTGGGCACCGGCTACCGCCCGGCGTTCGCGCGGTACGCCGACGGCCGCCCGATGACCGGCGGCTACCGCCGCGACGCGCTGGCGTTCGCCGAGCATCTGCTGGCGGACGGAGGGCCAGAGGACCAGGCGGCCCGGCGCCGCCTGACGCTCTGGTGGCAGGAACGGTCCGGGCCCGCGCCCCTGGCGTCCCATCCGGCGGCGCGGCTGGCCCGCCGGGTCCGGCTCGCGCTGAGCGGGCGGCGAGCGGCATGA